From a single Bryobacter aggregatus MPL3 genomic region:
- a CDS encoding amino acid permease, whose translation MVKTSYTAASEDFLAQRQLRRHAGVWQLWALGVGAVISGDFFGWNFGLVSGGFGGMFLALLLVTAMYLGLCLSIAEMAAALPHTGGAYSFARTALGPWGGYITGLAENMEYIITPAVIVVGIGGYLGAIFETPKSAEPLWWLGCYALFVALNVFGVELSFRFSLVITIAALIALVLYWISVAPQFNFQRFAMPAFPKGLSGATACLPFALWFYLAIEQLPLAAEETHDPVRDIPRGLVWGFATLSVCAFLTLTLGAGSAPGAATIGASNEPLFLGFQAAYGNTASTKLLAAIACIGLIASFHTILFAYGRQIYSLSRAGYFPVWLSKTHATRQTPHRALIAGALLGFSAALAIQYAPHDGPVGAILLNMAVFGAVLAYLSQMLSYLVLRRRFPLLHRPYRSPLGQPGAILSGVIASITLITLFLNPEYVKGVYGAAVWFLIGIIWFAFHARHRLILSPEEEFAQAQREKAAC comes from the coding sequence ATGGTCAAGACTAGTTACACCGCCGCATCCGAGGACTTCCTCGCCCAGCGGCAGCTCCGCCGGCACGCAGGCGTCTGGCAACTCTGGGCTCTCGGCGTGGGCGCCGTCATCTCTGGTGATTTCTTTGGCTGGAATTTCGGTCTTGTCTCCGGCGGTTTCGGAGGCATGTTCCTCGCCCTGCTTCTCGTGACCGCCATGTATCTGGGCCTTTGTCTCTCGATTGCAGAAATGGCCGCGGCCCTGCCCCACACCGGAGGAGCCTATTCCTTCGCCCGCACCGCACTCGGTCCCTGGGGCGGTTACATCACGGGTCTCGCGGAAAATATGGAGTACATTATTACTCCCGCCGTCATTGTCGTCGGCATCGGCGGCTATCTCGGAGCCATCTTTGAAACTCCCAAATCCGCCGAACCGCTCTGGTGGCTTGGCTGCTACGCACTCTTTGTCGCGCTGAATGTTTTCGGTGTCGAGCTTTCGTTCCGCTTCTCGCTGGTCATCACCATCGCCGCACTCATCGCCCTGGTGCTGTACTGGATTTCCGTCGCCCCGCAGTTCAACTTCCAGCGTTTCGCCATGCCTGCCTTCCCCAAAGGCCTCAGTGGCGCGACAGCCTGCCTTCCCTTCGCACTCTGGTTCTACCTCGCCATCGAGCAACTCCCCCTCGCCGCCGAAGAAACCCACGACCCCGTGCGCGATATCCCACGCGGCCTCGTCTGGGGCTTCGCCACTCTCTCGGTCTGCGCCTTCCTCACGCTCACTCTCGGTGCAGGAAGTGCACCTGGCGCGGCAACCATCGGTGCATCCAATGAACCGCTCTTCCTTGGCTTCCAAGCCGCTTACGGCAATACCGCCAGCACCAAACTCCTCGCCGCCATTGCCTGCATCGGCCTGATCGCCAGCTTCCACACCATTCTCTTTGCCTACGGCCGCCAGATCTATTCGCTCTCACGGGCTGGCTATTTTCCCGTCTGGCTCTCGAAAACACACGCCACCCGTCAGACGCCTCACCGCGCACTGATCGCCGGAGCCCTTCTCGGCTTCTCCGCCGCGCTCGCCATCCAATATGCTCCGCATGATGGTCCGGTCGGCGCGATTCTCTTGAACATGGCGGTCTTTGGGGCCGTCCTCGCTTACCTCTCGCAGATGCTGAGCTATCTGGTCCTCCGCCGCCGCTTCCCGCTTCTCCACCGTCCCTACCGCAGCCCGCTCGGGCAACCGGGCGCCATCCTCAGCGGAGTCATCGCCTCGATCACCTTAATTACGCTCTTCCTCAATCCCGAATATGTCAAAGGCGTCTACGGCGCGGCGGTCTGGTTCCTGATCGGAATCATCTGGTTCGCCTTCCACGCCCGGCATCGGCTCATCCTGTCTCCTGAGGAAGAATTCGCACAAGCGCAACGGGAGAAGGCCGCATGCTGA
- a CDS encoding tetratricopeptide repeat protein, with protein sequence MSNAARALKIIEMPMKRQPDAAESFVPASLPSESPAAIAARKLEALAHFHLALDEYAEALDAFQRLLKLVPTRPDLLIQIVACMERLERWEEGAALLQPEVELHPDWTEAALALGICRLHLNQPQEAFEVFSAVDARLPGNSVAKEGIRAAQALLGPPSAVQPEDWELQLHDLAAGQEWERLLKSCEPYIEQGEPTAHFFNAFALEQMRNYDFALADYEKCLEASPNHREARYNLSCLLIQLGRYDQAADHLAYLTSIDSSNSNAWWNYLLSAEFCHRHEEAVLAAQKLIQLDGYTPELRFRLGLNCLESGRYEEAVRHFDLCCSENEFWSEARINLGIAMQRLRNYNQARAILENALREQPSSREAAEALIGLEIELGHLAEAVSILETLQSRGIPLASISCRIARAFEAGEQMAPALHYYELALRADPGYAEALISLASLFDRRGEATKAQQCRLMAVRLQPSIAKSYFG encoded by the coding sequence ATGTCTAACGCAGCCCGAGCCCTGAAAATCATCGAAATGCCCATGAAGCGTCAACCGGACGCTGCGGAGTCATTCGTTCCTGCGAGCTTGCCCAGTGAATCGCCCGCCGCCATTGCGGCCCGCAAGCTCGAAGCGCTCGCACATTTTCATCTGGCGCTCGACGAGTACGCTGAAGCGCTCGACGCATTCCAACGGCTGCTCAAGCTGGTCCCCACCCGTCCTGACCTGCTGATCCAGATCGTCGCCTGCATGGAACGGCTGGAACGCTGGGAGGAAGGCGCTGCCCTGCTCCAGCCCGAAGTCGAACTCCATCCGGACTGGACCGAAGCCGCTCTCGCACTGGGAATTTGCCGCCTGCACCTGAATCAACCCCAGGAGGCCTTCGAGGTCTTTAGTGCGGTCGATGCGCGATTGCCGGGAAATAGCGTCGCCAAAGAGGGAATCCGCGCGGCGCAAGCGCTGCTCGGCCCACCGTCAGCTGTGCAACCCGAGGATTGGGAACTCCAACTGCACGATCTCGCCGCAGGACAGGAGTGGGAACGGCTCCTCAAATCTTGCGAACCCTACATCGAACAGGGCGAGCCCACTGCGCATTTCTTCAATGCCTTCGCACTGGAACAAATGAGGAACTACGATTTCGCGCTCGCCGACTACGAGAAATGCCTGGAAGCGAGTCCGAACCACCGGGAAGCCCGTTACAACCTGAGCTGCCTCCTCATCCAACTCGGTAGATACGATCAGGCCGCAGATCACTTGGCCTACCTCACCAGCATCGATAGCAGCAATAGCAATGCCTGGTGGAACTATCTGCTCTCCGCCGAGTTCTGCCACCGTCATGAGGAAGCCGTTCTCGCCGCCCAAAAACTCATTCAGCTCGATGGCTACACGCCCGAGCTGCGCTTCCGGCTGGGCCTGAACTGCCTCGAGTCCGGCCGCTACGAGGAGGCGGTCCGCCACTTCGATCTGTGCTGTAGTGAGAACGAATTCTGGAGCGAAGCGCGCATCAACCTGGGCATTGCGATGCAGCGCCTGCGCAACTACAACCAGGCGCGCGCCATTCTCGAAAACGCCCTCCGGGAACAACCCTCCAGCCGGGAAGCAGCCGAAGCGCTCATCGGTCTCGAGATTGAGCTGGGGCATCTCGCGGAAGCGGTCTCGATTCTGGAAACACTGCAAAGCCGCGGGATCCCCCTCGCCTCCATTAGTTGCCGCATTGCCCGTGCCTTTGAGGCTGGCGAGCAAATGGCCCCTGCCCTTCACTACTATGAGCTCGCCTTACGTGCCGACCCCGGCTACGCGGAAGCCCTCATTTCTCTCGCCTCGCTCTTTGACCGTAGGGGGGAAGCAACCAAGGCCCAGCAATGCCGCCTGATGGCAGTTCGCCTCCAGCCCTCGATCGCCAAATCCTACTTTGGATAA
- a CDS encoding carbohydrate-binding family 9-like protein codes for MCEKVGNPIKIDGVLDPKEWGGAAWTDDFVDIEGAAKPKPRFRTRVKMAWDDQYLYIAAELEEPALWATYDKHDMVIFHEHDFEVFLDPDGDGLHYFEFEMNALNTGWDLYLDKPYKNGGKADNGWEIPGLKTAVHLNGTLNDPRDTDRGWTLEIAFPWTAFNRGPRKAVPPQPGESWRINFSRVEWILDVVEGKYQKRKGLKEDNWVWSPQGVINMHVPEKWGVVKFQ; via the coding sequence TTGTGTGAAAAGGTTGGTAACCCAATCAAAATCGATGGAGTTCTTGATCCGAAGGAATGGGGTGGAGCGGCTTGGACTGACGATTTTGTGGATATCGAAGGGGCGGCAAAGCCGAAGCCGCGGTTTCGCACCCGGGTGAAGATGGCCTGGGATGATCAGTATCTCTACATCGCGGCCGAGCTTGAGGAACCAGCCCTGTGGGCTACCTATGACAAGCATGACATGGTGATTTTCCATGAACATGATTTCGAGGTTTTCCTTGATCCTGATGGAGATGGGCTGCATTACTTCGAGTTTGAGATGAATGCCTTGAACACAGGCTGGGATCTCTATCTGGACAAGCCTTATAAGAATGGTGGGAAGGCGGATAACGGTTGGGAGATTCCAGGGCTGAAGACTGCAGTGCATCTGAATGGAACATTGAACGATCCACGAGATACCGATCGCGGCTGGACACTGGAGATTGCGTTTCCGTGGACTGCCTTCAATCGAGGGCCACGGAAAGCTGTGCCGCCCCAACCCGGAGAATCCTGGCGGATCAACTTCTCCCGGGTGGAATGGATTCTTGATGTTGTCGAGGGTAAATATCAGAAACGGAAGGGTTTAAAGGAAGACAACTGGGTGTGGAGTCCCCAGGGAGTGATCAACATGCATGTGCCGGAAAAATGGGGTGTAGTGAAGTTTCAATAA
- the argJ gene encoding bifunctional glutamate N-acetyltransferase/amino-acid acetyltransferase ArgJ, translated as MKIQLPLGYQYSSVYAGIRKVERDDLALIISDQPANAAAVFTQNLVAAAPVVLSRQNLAISKGKVKALLINAGNANCATRTGAKVAETSVDAVADLAACDPAQVLPSSTGVIGVELDVKKITKALPALFAGLSASRFEDVARAILTTDLVMKTASETITLKQGKVRIAGMTKGSGMIQPNMATTLGYLMCDAAIPAPALQKILTRATQLSYNRLTVDGDTSTNDTVVLLANGASGVKPSAAELQLVAEAVTRVMQNLAAQIARDGEGAKKLIRVLVSGAKSEADAEKIGRAIANSPLVKTAIGGSDPNWGRIICAAGYSGANFLPAATDIYLQGKRVCKAGLAAPFDEAKLKAKLDAKDVVIDLRIAGAGKGSAEFWTCDFTEGYIEINGSYRT; from the coding sequence GTGAAAATTCAGCTTCCTCTTGGCTATCAGTACAGCTCCGTCTATGCAGGCATCCGCAAGGTAGAACGCGATGACCTTGCCCTCATCATCTCCGACCAACCGGCCAATGCCGCGGCTGTGTTCACTCAAAACCTGGTGGCCGCCGCCCCGGTTGTGCTCTCGCGTCAGAACCTCGCCATCTCCAAGGGCAAGGTCAAGGCGCTGCTGATCAATGCCGGAAATGCCAATTGCGCCACCCGCACGGGAGCCAAGGTGGCCGAGACCAGTGTCGACGCAGTGGCCGATCTGGCCGCCTGCGACCCCGCACAAGTCCTGCCCTCCTCCACCGGCGTCATCGGCGTCGAGCTCGACGTCAAAAAGATCACCAAGGCGCTCCCCGCTCTCTTCGCAGGTCTCAGCGCCTCGCGCTTTGAAGACGTTGCCCGGGCCATTCTGACCACGGACCTCGTCATGAAGACAGCCTCCGAAACGATTACCCTCAAGCAAGGCAAAGTCCGCATCGCCGGAATGACCAAGGGCTCAGGAATGATCCAGCCGAACATGGCAACCACCCTCGGCTATCTCATGTGCGACGCCGCAATCCCGGCTCCGGCACTCCAGAAGATCCTCACCCGCGCCACCCAGCTCAGCTACAATCGCCTCACCGTCGATGGCGACACCAGTACCAATGACACGGTCGTCCTCCTGGCCAACGGGGCCAGCGGCGTCAAACCCAGCGCAGCCGAATTGCAGCTCGTCGCCGAGGCCGTCACCCGCGTGATGCAGAATCTGGCCGCCCAGATCGCCCGCGACGGCGAAGGCGCCAAGAAGCTCATCCGGGTTCTGGTCAGTGGGGCAAAGTCCGAAGCGGACGCCGAAAAGATCGGCCGGGCGATCGCCAATTCTCCGCTGGTCAAGACGGCCATTGGAGGTTCCGATCCCAACTGGGGCCGGATCATCTGCGCCGCTGGTTATTCAGGAGCCAACTTCCTCCCCGCCGCAACGGACATCTATCTCCAGGGGAAGCGTGTCTGCAAGGCAGGCCTCGCTGCCCCCTTCGACGAAGCAAAACTCAAAGCGAAACTCGACGCCAAGGATGTCGTCATCGACCTCCGCATTGCCGGTGCCGGCAAAGGCTCCGCAGAATTCTGGACCTGCGATTTCACCGAGGGGTACATTGAAATCAATGGCAGCTATCGGACGTAG
- the fmt gene encoding methionyl-tRNA formyltransferase, with product MGIKAIFLGTPQFAVPSLEAMAHAGHQILAVYTQPDRPKGRGQSLAMSPVKNSALALGLPVRQPERIRNTAIVEELKADAPDIMVIVGYGQIIPQSIIDIPRFGIVNVHGSLLPRYRGAAPIQWAIANGEHATGVTTMQINAGLDTGDMLLKAATEIDPNETAVELGARLAPMGATLLLETLTAIEQGTMIPIPQQDSEATHAPILSRLDAAIDWNWPATVIHNRTRGFFPWPGTATQFRGQTLRISKTRVSEDSTTHEPGRVLGAKGPLRVACGQSTVLELLEVQQEGRSRVSGTDLRNGLRIAENELLGD from the coding sequence GTGGGAATAAAAGCCATCTTCCTGGGCACGCCGCAATTCGCCGTGCCCAGCTTAGAAGCGATGGCGCATGCCGGCCACCAGATCCTGGCGGTCTATACGCAACCCGACCGCCCTAAAGGACGCGGCCAGTCTTTGGCCATGAGCCCGGTCAAGAACTCCGCGCTCGCCCTCGGTCTGCCCGTGCGGCAGCCGGAGCGGATTCGGAACACGGCAATTGTCGAAGAGCTAAAAGCCGATGCCCCCGACATCATGGTCATCGTCGGCTATGGCCAGATCATCCCGCAAAGTATCATTGACATTCCTCGTTTTGGCATCGTCAACGTCCACGGCTCGCTGCTCCCGCGCTATCGCGGCGCAGCACCCATCCAGTGGGCCATTGCCAACGGGGAACACGCCACCGGCGTCACCACCATGCAGATCAACGCCGGCCTCGACACGGGCGACATGCTGCTCAAGGCCGCCACCGAAATCGATCCGAACGAGACAGCCGTCGAGCTGGGAGCCCGTCTCGCTCCAATGGGGGCCACCCTGCTGCTCGAGACCCTCACCGCCATCGAGCAAGGCACGATGATTCCGATTCCACAGCAGGATAGCGAGGCCACCCACGCCCCCATCCTCAGCCGTCTCGACGCCGCCATTGACTGGAACTGGCCCGCCACTGTGATCCACAACCGCACGCGCGGCTTCTTCCCTTGGCCCGGCACCGCAACCCAATTCCGAGGGCAAACCCTCCGCATCTCCAAAACCCGTGTCTCCGAGGACTCCACAACTCACGAACCAGGCCGTGTCCTCGGCGCCAAAGGTCCGCTGCGCGTCGCCTGCGGCCAATCCACCGTCCTGGAACTGCTGGAAGTCCAGCAAGAGGGCCGCTCCCGTGTTTCGGGCACCGACCTCCGCAACGGCCTGCGCATCGCCGAAAATGAACTCTTGGGTGATTAA
- the def gene encoding peptide deformylase, whose product MIYKIVKYGNPVLEVVCEPVADSEFGKSELKQLVADMFATMYAAKGVGLAAPQIGLTKRITVIDPSSGEDPLQRLVLINPEILSKEGSLSEEEGCLSIPGFREPVNRAKKTTVRAKNEHGAWIEVTGEDLLSRAIQHENDHLDGILFIHRISPLKRDIIRRKIRKLEKAGEWE is encoded by the coding sequence ATGATTTACAAGATTGTGAAATACGGCAACCCGGTGCTCGAAGTGGTCTGCGAACCTGTCGCAGACTCCGAGTTCGGCAAGTCTGAGCTGAAGCAGTTGGTCGCAGATATGTTCGCCACCATGTACGCAGCAAAGGGCGTTGGCCTCGCCGCGCCGCAGATTGGCCTCACCAAACGCATCACCGTGATCGACCCCTCCTCGGGCGAAGATCCCCTCCAGCGGCTCGTGCTCATCAACCCCGAGATCCTCTCGAAGGAGGGCAGCCTCTCAGAAGAAGAGGGTTGTCTTTCAATCCCCGGCTTCCGCGAGCCCGTCAATCGTGCGAAAAAGACCACCGTCCGTGCCAAGAATGAGCATGGCGCGTGGATTGAAGTTACGGGCGAAGACCTCCTGAGCCGCGCCATCCAGCATGAGAACGATCATCTCGACGGCATCCTCTTTATCCATCGCATCAGCCCGCTGAAGCGCGACATCATCCGCCGCAAAATCCGCAAGCTGGAGAAGGCCGGAGAGTGGGAATAA
- the aroC gene encoding chorismate synthase, protein MFRFETAGESHGECLVATITGLPSGIPISLEKINRELWRRQQGFGRGGRMKIETDTAHIVSGVRHSKTIGAPIACIIANRDWKNWTQSMPVEDFDGAAEHFKEVKRPRPGHADLIGCIKYDFDDARYILERASARETTARVAVGAIAKAYLAEFGIEVLSHVVGVGRETSTYEATWEDLVALSKKEEVLLGTVDPETEVRFKAVVDEAYRTGDTVGGIFEVRAHGVPIGLGSHITWDSRLDGKLAQAIVSMQAVKGVEVGYSLEGAQSFGSKVQDTIHYNKEEREFFRGANRAGGLEGGITNGQDIIVRGHLKPISTLRRPLESVDLPTRDSALAVYERSDVAVIPAAGVIGEAMVALVLAQAMLEKFGGDSLREAKRNFANYQTQVREF, encoded by the coding sequence ATGTTTCGCTTTGAGACCGCGGGCGAGAGCCATGGCGAATGTCTGGTGGCTACGATCACCGGCCTGCCCTCTGGCATCCCGATATCCCTAGAAAAAATCAATCGTGAATTGTGGCGCCGCCAGCAGGGCTTCGGCCGTGGCGGCCGCATGAAGATCGAGACAGACACGGCGCACATCGTTTCCGGTGTGCGGCATTCCAAGACCATCGGTGCACCCATTGCATGCATCATCGCCAATCGTGATTGGAAGAACTGGACGCAGTCCATGCCAGTCGAAGATTTCGACGGTGCGGCCGAACACTTCAAAGAAGTGAAGCGTCCGCGTCCTGGCCATGCCGACCTCATCGGCTGCATCAAGTACGACTTCGATGACGCCCGTTACATCCTGGAACGTGCCAGCGCTCGCGAAACGACGGCCCGTGTTGCCGTCGGAGCCATCGCCAAGGCCTACCTCGCCGAATTCGGCATTGAGGTACTGAGTCACGTCGTTGGTGTCGGGCGCGAAACCTCCACCTACGAAGCAACCTGGGAAGACCTCGTCGCGCTTAGCAAAAAAGAGGAAGTCCTGCTCGGCACCGTCGACCCCGAAACCGAAGTCCGCTTCAAGGCTGTCGTAGACGAGGCCTACCGCACCGGGGACACGGTCGGCGGCATCTTTGAAGTACGCGCCCATGGCGTACCGATTGGCTTGGGCTCTCATATCACTTGGGATTCCCGTCTCGACGGCAAACTGGCGCAGGCCATTGTCTCCATGCAAGCGGTCAAGGGCGTTGAAGTCGGCTATTCGCTCGAAGGAGCCCAGAGTTTCGGCAGTAAAGTTCAGGACACCATTCACTACAACAAAGAAGAACGTGAATTCTTCCGGGGCGCCAATCGTGCTGGCGGTCTCGAAGGAGGCATCACCAATGGGCAGGACATCATCGTCCGCGGCCATTTGAAGCCGATCTCGACACTCCGACGTCCCCTGGAAAGCGTCGACCTGCCCACCAGAGACTCCGCCCTTGCGGTCTATGAACGCAGCGACGTCGCGGTCATTCCTGCAGCGGGAGTCATTGGCGAGGCCATGGTCGCGCTGGTTCTGGCCCAGGCCATGCTCGAGAAATTCGGCGGCGATTCGCTTCGCGAAGCAAAGCGGAATTTTGCAAACTATCAAACGCAGGTGCGTGAGTTTTAG
- a CDS encoding response regulator yields MFRFFANLFRADFMPHGYCFAWRPEILWLSVLADALIVLAYITIPITLIGFVYRRRDLVFNWIFYMFAAFILLCGATHAVSIYVLWYPIYRFEVLLKLATGIVSICTAGMLFKLIKVASKYPSPADLEDANNRLALLNAQLERKVEERTKELASARDEAVEANRAKSNFLATMSHEIRTPLNGIIGTLGLIPPSALPAEENDLFDTIRLSSDALLTVINDILDFSKIEAGKLSMEAAPFDPRQVVEESIALNAAGARRKHLGLRRSISDEIPEALLGDSVRLRQILVNLLSNAVKFTPQGEVSCKVTLLNRTATHASLRFEVADTGIGISEAAHAHLFEAFTQADSSMNRRYGGTGLGLAISKRLVEMMHGRIGVISREHAGSIFWFTIELPLANSLPNPPTPAATLATRRILAVDDNEINLRILCHMLTVEQVQLVESSSGTHALGILLEALQAEQPFDAAIIDVEMPLMDGLMLTRAIRSQPGLQQLPVILLGSSAHDLDRKLLNNLRIDTCLLKPVQPEALRAALNHAICTPESPLEEESSSLDPISARVLLAEDNPVNQKVARIMLERLGCEVTIAADGSQAFQDLREGDFDVVLMDCQMPGMDGYAATAAIREWERNEGRKSLPIVALTANVMAGAQDLCLAAGMTDYLAKPLTIHQLSDVLRRVLAMQEQSS; encoded by the coding sequence ATGTTCCGCTTCTTCGCGAACCTATTTCGAGCGGATTTCATGCCGCACGGTTATTGTTTTGCGTGGAGACCTGAGATTCTCTGGCTTTCGGTTCTCGCAGATGCGCTCATAGTTCTGGCCTACATCACAATCCCCATCACGCTGATTGGCTTTGTCTACCGCCGCAGAGATCTGGTATTCAATTGGATTTTCTATATGTTTGCCGCATTTATCCTCCTTTGCGGCGCAACTCATGCGGTCAGTATTTATGTCCTCTGGTATCCCATTTATCGCTTTGAAGTTCTCCTGAAACTCGCAACCGGCATTGTTTCCATCTGCACAGCGGGAATGCTATTTAAGTTGATCAAGGTCGCCTCAAAGTACCCCTCTCCCGCAGATCTCGAAGATGCGAACAACCGGCTGGCGCTCCTCAACGCGCAACTCGAACGAAAGGTAGAAGAGCGCACGAAGGAACTCGCCTCCGCACGGGATGAAGCGGTGGAGGCGAATCGAGCCAAATCGAATTTCCTGGCGACCATGAGCCACGAAATCCGCACTCCACTCAACGGCATCATCGGCACCCTGGGACTCATTCCACCCTCTGCACTCCCTGCTGAAGAAAACGATCTCTTCGACACCATTCGCCTCTCCAGCGATGCACTCCTCACCGTGATCAATGACATTCTCGATTTCTCGAAAATCGAAGCAGGCAAGCTATCGATGGAAGCGGCCCCATTCGATCCACGTCAGGTTGTCGAAGAATCCATCGCGCTCAATGCCGCTGGCGCCCGGCGCAAGCATCTCGGATTACGGCGCAGCATTTCCGACGAGATTCCGGAGGCGCTGCTGGGCGACAGTGTTCGTCTGCGGCAAATTCTGGTCAATCTCCTGTCGAACGCGGTCAAGTTCACGCCCCAGGGCGAAGTCTCCTGTAAAGTAACGCTTCTCAACCGTACCGCCACTCACGCCTCGCTCCGCTTCGAGGTTGCCGACACGGGAATCGGCATTTCCGAGGCGGCACACGCTCATCTGTTCGAGGCCTTCACTCAGGCAGATTCCTCCATGAACCGCCGCTACGGCGGCACGGGACTCGGTCTTGCCATCTCTAAACGCCTGGTCGAGATGATGCACGGACGCATTGGCGTGATCAGCCGGGAGCACGCAGGATCAATTTTCTGGTTCACAATCGAACTCCCCTTGGCCAACTCGCTGCCCAATCCCCCCACTCCCGCCGCAACCTTGGCCACCCGGCGCATCCTTGCCGTCGACGATAACGAGATCAACCTGCGCATTCTCTGCCATATGCTCACCGTGGAACAAGTCCAACTCGTCGAGTCCTCCTCGGGCACTCATGCCCTCGGAATCCTGCTGGAGGCGCTGCAGGCCGAACAGCCTTTTGATGCGGCCATCATTGACGTTGAAATGCCTCTGATGGATGGACTCATGCTCACCCGGGCCATTCGCTCGCAGCCGGGCCTCCAACAGCTTCCGGTGATTCTTCTCGGCTCATCGGCTCACGACCTGGACCGCAAGCTGCTGAACAATCTGCGAATCGATACCTGCCTGCTCAAACCAGTACAACCCGAAGCCCTCCGAGCCGCATTAAACCACGCCATCTGCACTCCGGAGTCACCGCTGGAGGAGGAAAGCAGCAGCTTGGATCCCATCTCTGCCAGGGTGCTCCTGGCAGAAGATAATCCGGTCAACCAGAAGGTTGCCCGGATCATGCTCGAACGTTTGGGCTGCGAAGTCACGATTGCTGCCGATGGAAGCCAGGCCTTCCAAGACCTGCGCGAGGGCGACTTCGATGTCGTACTGATGGATTGCCAGATGCCCGGGATGGACGGATATGCCGCAACCGCCGCAATTCGCGAATGGGAGAGGAACGAAGGCCGCAAATCTCTGCCCATCGTCGCCCTCACCGCCAATGTGATGGCCGGAGCCCAGGACCTGTGCCTGGCCGCCGGAATGACAGACTATCTCGCCAAACCTCTCACAATCCACCAACTCAGCGATGTTCTTCGCCGTGTCCTGGCGATGCAGGAGCAAAGCTCCTGA
- a CDS encoding cyclase family protein, whose product MNPLTNARIIDLEQPRFTGMPIHPAHKPGYFYALHRRHSDPTGTPRTSAGGVLTMMEHTGTHIDALSHQAAHGCLHGGVNAHEVESPAGFSQHGVEEIPPLLRRAVFADLAPLPAEYEFTADDLERALGGTRPNPGDILLVRTGFAKLWHDEAAYLKAAGAHKSATLWAADHQVSAVGADNMAWDVPGVVDPETGVTLFAHFYLLPQKGIYIIENLNLEELATTGVKECFFICLPLKLNGATGSPVRPVALVAAP is encoded by the coding sequence ATGAACCCTCTCACCAACGCTCGCATCATCGACCTCGAGCAACCCCGCTTCACTGGTATGCCCATCCATCCGGCTCACAAACCCGGATATTTCTACGCGCTACACCGCCGGCATTCCGACCCAACCGGCACCCCCCGCACCAGCGCTGGCGGCGTGCTGACGATGATGGAACACACCGGCACTCACATCGACGCACTCTCGCACCAAGCCGCACACGGTTGCCTGCATGGTGGAGTGAACGCCCACGAAGTGGAATCGCCCGCCGGCTTCTCCCAACACGGTGTCGAAGAAATTCCACCGCTCCTCCGCCGTGCCGTCTTTGCCGATCTCGCGCCCCTTCCTGCCGAGTACGAATTCACCGCAGACGACCTCGAACGCGCGCTCGGTGGCACGCGCCCCAACCCCGGCGACATCCTGCTGGTCCGCACCGGCTTTGCCAAGCTCTGGCACGATGAGGCGGCTTATCTCAAAGCGGCTGGCGCTCACAAGTCTGCGACCCTCTGGGCCGCAGATCACCAAGTGTCTGCCGTCGGTGCGGACAACATGGCTTGGGATGTCCCCGGTGTGGTCGATCCCGAAACCGGAGTTACGCTCTTTGCCCACTTTTACCTTCTCCCGCAGAAAGGGATCTATATCATTGAGAATCTCAATCTCGAAGAGCTTGCTACCACCGGAGTGAAAGAGTGTTTCTTCATCTGCCTCCCTCTCAAGCTCAACGGAGCTACCGGTTCTCCGGTCCGGCCAGTTGCCCTTGTAGCCGCGCCTTAA